One Desulfovibrio fairfieldensis genomic window carries:
- a CDS encoding 2-oxoacid:acceptor oxidoreductase family protein, whose amino-acid sequence MAEYQDVIMAGFGGQGVMLIGNLLAQAGMEQGLEVSFIPVYGAEMRGGTANCTVVLDSHPIGSPLVREPLSTIVLNEPSLDKFQPRLRAGGVQIVNASLVSQGLLDAGLRSVYIPANDMAHELGNVKLANMVALGAWLKATGALPLTAVQEALRRVVSAHYAKLIPVNAQALEAGYNFA is encoded by the coding sequence GTGGCTGAGTATCAGGACGTGATTATGGCCGGTTTCGGCGGCCAGGGCGTGATGCTGATCGGCAATCTGCTGGCGCAGGCCGGTATGGAACAGGGCCTGGAAGTGAGCTTCATTCCGGTCTACGGCGCGGAAATGCGCGGCGGCACGGCCAACTGCACCGTGGTGCTGGACAGCCACCCCATCGGCTCGCCCCTGGTGCGCGAGCCCTTGTCCACCATTGTGCTCAACGAGCCCTCGCTGGACAAATTCCAACCGCGCCTGCGGGCCGGGGGCGTGCAGATCGTCAACGCCTCGCTGGTCAGCCAAGGGCTGCTGGATGCCGGCCTGCGCAGCGTCTACATTCCGGCCAACGACATGGCCCATGAACTGGGCAACGTGAAGTTGGCCAATATGGTGGCGCTGGGGGCATGGCTCAAGGCCACGGGCGCGCTGCCGCTCACGGCGGTGCAGGAAGCCCTCAGGCGGGTGGTCAGCGCGCACTACGCCAAACTGATCCCGGTCAATGCCCAGGCCCTGGAAGCGGGTTACAACTTCGCCTGA
- a CDS encoding GAF domain-containing protein: protein MAQDYFRALRDVALVINSSLEPKEVLHKITEQTAATMGCKASTIRLLDSTGRFLLPSAASGLSSTYMRKGPVEVKRSGLDGEVLAGKTIHLKDATADGRFQYPESAKAEGLVSVLSAPLMADGKAIGLIRVYSDVERDFTPDEQTFMEAVAAISALAIENARLHEALRNNYELMAKHAYSVYED from the coding sequence ATGGCACAAGATTATTTTCGCGCACTCAGGGACGTGGCGCTGGTGATCAACTCCAGCCTCGAGCCCAAAGAAGTCCTGCATAAAATCACGGAACAAACCGCCGCCACCATGGGCTGCAAGGCCAGCACCATCCGCCTGCTGGACAGCACCGGGCGCTTTCTGCTGCCCAGCGCGGCTTCCGGCCTTTCGAGCACCTACATGCGCAAGGGGCCGGTGGAGGTCAAACGCAGCGGCCTGGACGGCGAAGTGCTGGCCGGCAAAACCATCCACCTCAAGGACGCCACGGCCGACGGCCGCTTCCAGTACCCCGAATCGGCCAAGGCAGAGGGGCTGGTTTCCGTGCTTTCCGCGCCGCTCATGGCTGACGGCAAGGCCATCGGTCTGATCCGCGTCTACTCCGACGTGGAGCGCGACTTCACCCCCGACGAGCAGACTTTTATGGAAGCCGTGGCCGCCATTTCGGCCCTGGCCATTGAAAACGCGCGCCTGCACGAGGCCCTGCGCAATAATTACGAGCTGATGGCCAAGCATGCCTACTCGGTCTACGAAGACTAA
- the vorB gene encoding 3-methyl-2-oxobutanoate dehydrogenase subunit VorB: MSVSQTERVLIKGNEAVAFGAVDAGCRCYFGYPITPQNEIPEALSVLLPENGGQFVQAESEVAASNMLLGAAACGIPAMTSSSGCGISLMQEAISYMAGSHVPGVIVNMQRGGPGLGDIGPSQGDYFQAVKGGGHGDHRNLVLAPATAQECYDFMFRAFALAFKYANPVMVLGDAIVGQIKEPVRREPPKEAMRPEAIQDTARDWRLEGYGKRGPAAAPRLLKSVYLAEGALAARNRLLMEKYEAMRAEAAFEQMDVDDAELVVVAFGSMARIARSAIRQLRGQGHRLGLFRPVTLYPFPDEALRALVPGRRFLVIEQNTGQMVEDVRLALNSAAPVAWHGVMPGLFIGADALADPILRALKEKN; encoded by the coding sequence ATGAGCGTATCACAGACGGAACGCGTGCTGATCAAGGGCAATGAGGCCGTGGCCTTCGGCGCGGTGGACGCGGGCTGCCGCTGTTATTTCGGCTATCCCATCACGCCCCAGAATGAAATTCCCGAAGCGCTTTCGGTGCTGCTGCCGGAGAACGGCGGCCAGTTTGTGCAGGCCGAAAGCGAAGTGGCCGCCTCCAACATGCTGCTGGGCGCGGCGGCCTGCGGCATTCCGGCCATGACTTCGTCCTCGGGCTGCGGCATCTCCCTGATGCAGGAGGCCATTTCCTACATGGCGGGCAGCCACGTGCCCGGCGTCATCGTCAACATGCAGCGCGGCGGCCCCGGCCTGGGGGATATCGGCCCGTCCCAGGGCGACTATTTTCAGGCGGTCAAGGGCGGCGGCCACGGCGACCACCGCAACCTGGTCCTGGCCCCGGCCACGGCGCAGGAGTGTTATGACTTCATGTTCCGGGCCTTTGCCCTGGCCTTCAAATACGCCAACCCGGTCATGGTGCTGGGCGACGCCATTGTGGGTCAGATCAAGGAGCCCGTGCGCCGCGAGCCGCCCAAAGAGGCCATGCGGCCGGAGGCGATTCAGGACACGGCCCGCGACTGGCGGCTGGAAGGCTACGGCAAACGCGGCCCCGCCGCCGCGCCGCGCCTGCTCAAATCCGTCTATCTGGCCGAGGGGGCCTTGGCCGCGCGCAATCGTCTGCTGATGGAAAAGTACGAGGCCATGCGCGCGGAAGCGGCCTTTGAACAGATGGACGTGGACGACGCCGAGCTGGTGGTGGTGGCTTTCGGTTCCATGGCCCGCATCGCGCGCAGCGCCATCCGCCAGTTGCGCGGTCAGGGACACCGGCTGGGCCTGTTCCGGCCCGTGACCTTGTATCCCTTCCCGGACGAAGCCCTGCGCGCCTTGGTGCCGGGGCGGCGTTTCCTGGTTATCGAGCAGAATACCGGCCAGATGGTCGAGGACGTGCGCCTGGCGCTCAACAGCGCGGCCCCGGTGGCCTGGCACGGGGTCATGCCCGGCCTGTTCATCGGCGCGGACGCGCTGGCCGACCCCATCCTCCGGGCGCTCAAGGAGAAGAACTAA
- the queA gene encoding tRNA preQ1(34) S-adenosylmethionine ribosyltransferase-isomerase QueA, whose protein sequence is MIPDEADFSLSSYRFDLPSEQIAQFPPEERGASRLLVLPRKGASDPRPELRHGMFGDLPDCLPENALIIANNSRVLQARLLGSRGTGGKVEFLLLTPLPLVMERARPDKRLGGTGGAEAFSAEAEGLVRCGGSVREGETFAFGAGISVTVLESGPFGQRRVRLAWQGDLAKGFAATGHIPLPPYIKRADGEEDLSRYQTVYARSDKTGSVAAPTAGLHFTPAMREKLADRGFEWAEVTLYVGYGTFSPVRCEDIRSHRMHREYVEVPEATAAAIARAKAQGRPVVAVGTTSVRTLEGVAELCGRVQPYTGWTDIFLYPGRNFRVVDAVLTNFHLPESSLLMLVSAFAGRERMLAAYAEAVTRGYRFFSYGDAMLIK, encoded by the coding sequence ATGATTCCCGACGAAGCGGATTTTTCTCTGAGCAGTTACCGTTTTGATCTGCCGTCGGAGCAGATCGCCCAGTTTCCCCCGGAAGAGCGGGGCGCGTCCCGTTTGCTGGTCCTGCCGCGCAAGGGCGCTTCCGATCCCCGCCCTGAGCTGCGCCACGGCATGTTCGGCGATCTGCCCGACTGCCTGCCGGAGAATGCGCTGATCATCGCCAACAATTCGCGCGTCTTGCAGGCCCGCCTGCTGGGTTCGCGCGGCACGGGCGGCAAGGTGGAATTTCTGCTGCTCACGCCTCTGCCCCTGGTTATGGAACGTGCCCGGCCCGACAAGCGCCTTGGCGGGACCGGCGGCGCGGAGGCCTTCAGCGCCGAGGCCGAGGGCCTGGTGCGTTGCGGGGGCAGCGTGCGCGAGGGCGAAACCTTCGCCTTCGGCGCGGGCATCAGCGTGACCGTGCTGGAATCCGGCCCCTTCGGGCAGCGCCGGGTACGCCTGGCCTGGCAGGGCGATCTGGCCAAGGGCTTCGCGGCCACCGGGCATATCCCGTTGCCCCCCTATATCAAGCGCGCCGACGGCGAGGAAGACCTCAGCCGTTACCAGACCGTCTACGCCAGAAGCGACAAAACCGGCTCCGTGGCCGCGCCCACGGCCGGTCTGCACTTCACCCCGGCCATGCGTGAAAAACTGGCGGACCGGGGCTTTGAGTGGGCCGAGGTGACGCTCTATGTGGGTTACGGCACCTTCAGCCCGGTGCGTTGCGAGGACATCCGCAGCCACCGCATGCACCGCGAATATGTGGAAGTGCCGGAGGCCACGGCCGCGGCCATAGCCAGGGCCAAGGCCCAGGGCCGTCCCGTGGTGGCCGTGGGCACCACCAGCGTGCGCACCCTGGAGGGCGTGGCCGAACTCTGCGGCCGGGTGCAGCCCTACACGGGCTGGACGGATATTTTTCTCTATCCCGGCAGGAACTTCCGCGTGGTGGACGCGGTGCTGACCAATTTTCATCTGCCGGAATCCTCCCTGCTCATGCTGGTTTCGGCCTTTGCCGGGCGCGAGCGTATGCTGGCGGCCTATGCCGAAGCCGTGACCAGGGGCTACCGCTTTTTTTCCTACGGGGACGCCATGCTCATTAAATAA
- the gap gene encoding type I glyceraldehyde-3-phosphate dehydrogenase, which translates to MKKVKVGINGFGRIGRQVFRALHKSYKDRVEVVAINDLFDAETNFHLAEYDSVYGRGYLDAKVNGQEVIVGDWNIHCFSERDPKQLAWGAHDVDVVIESTGIFRTAPQAGVHLDNGAKKVIITAPAKEEDITIVMGVNQDQYDPAKHHIVSNASCTTNCLAPVALVLQREFGIQIGNMVTIHSYTNDQRILDMAHKDPRRARAAACNIIPTSTGAAQAVAKVIPELKGKFSGYSLRVPTPTVSVVDFSGILEKRTDTETLLGKLKEAADSDLKGVLEYNDKPLVSMDFKGNPASSILEASYTTVQDGRMVKAVAWYDNEWGYSNRVCDLVCLMQDKGL; encoded by the coding sequence ATGAAAAAAGTCAAAGTGGGCATCAACGGCTTCGGCCGCATCGGCCGCCAGGTTTTCCGCGCCCTGCACAAGAGCTACAAGGACCGCGTGGAAGTGGTGGCCATCAACGATCTCTTCGACGCGGAAACCAACTTCCATCTGGCGGAATACGACTCGGTCTACGGCCGGGGTTATCTGGACGCCAAGGTCAACGGCCAGGAAGTGATCGTGGGCGACTGGAACATCCACTGCTTTTCCGAGCGCGACCCCAAGCAGCTGGCCTGGGGCGCGCATGACGTGGACGTGGTGATTGAGAGCACGGGCATCTTCCGCACCGCGCCGCAGGCCGGCGTGCACCTGGACAACGGGGCCAAAAAAGTCATCATCACCGCCCCGGCCAAGGAAGAGGACATCACCATCGTCATGGGCGTGAACCAGGACCAGTACGACCCGGCCAAACACCATATCGTGTCCAACGCCTCGTGCACCACCAACTGCCTGGCCCCGGTGGCCCTGGTGTTGCAACGCGAGTTCGGCATCCAGATCGGCAATATGGTCACCATCCACTCCTATACCAACGACCAGCGCATTCTGGACATGGCCCACAAAGACCCGCGCCGAGCCCGCGCCGCGGCCTGCAACATCATCCCCACCTCCACGGGCGCGGCCCAGGCCGTGGCCAAGGTCATTCCCGAACTCAAAGGCAAGTTCAGCGGCTATTCGTTGCGCGTGCCCACGCCCACGGTGTCGGTGGTGGACTTTTCCGGCATTCTGGAAAAGCGGACGGATACCGAAACCCTGCTGGGCAAGCTCAAGGAAGCCGCGGACAGCGATCTCAAGGGCGTGCTGGAATACAACGACAAGCCTCTGGTTTCCATGGACTTCAAGGGCAATCCGGCCTCGTCCATCCTAGAAGCCTCCTACACCACCGTGCAGGACGGCCGCATGGTCAAGGCCGTGGCTTGGTACGACAATGAATGGGGCTATTCCAACCGGGTCTGCGACCTGGTCTGCCTGATGCAGGACAAGGGCCTCTAG
- a CDS encoding bactofilin family protein, translated as MGKDEIAYLGSDTVYEGKLTFKGTVRIEGKYTGEIVSDGTLNVGKDAQVDGTLNVGELLLSGRFSGEVTAKRRVVVYASGVLEGTLQTPNLLTEEGGVIEGQVIMKNPGKAPAKGLLGGKEA; from the coding sequence GTGGGCAAGGACGAAATCGCATATCTCGGTTCCGACACCGTGTATGAAGGCAAACTCACCTTCAAGGGCACGGTGCGCATTGAAGGCAAATACACCGGCGAAATCGTCAGCGACGGCACGCTGAACGTGGGCAAGGACGCCCAAGTGGACGGCACGCTGAATGTGGGCGAACTGCTGCTTTCGGGCCGCTTTTCCGGCGAGGTCACGGCCAAGCGCCGGGTGGTGGTCTATGCTTCGGGCGTGCTTGAGGGCACGTTGCAGACGCCCAACCTGCTCACCGAGGAAGGCGGCGTCATTGAAGGCCAGGTGATCATGAAAAATCCCGGCAAGGCTCCGGCCAAGGGCCTGCTGGGCGGCAAGGAGGCCTGA
- a CDS encoding indolepyruvate ferredoxin oxidoreductase subunit alpha, whose protein sequence is MSRVVFLEDRCKGCRLCVEVCPVHILRPSGRFNRQGYEIMEMSGQCTGCASCAVMCPDTAIRVFRSVKAENAAEGGAV, encoded by the coding sequence ATGTCACGAGTAGTTTTTCTGGAAGATCGCTGCAAGGGCTGCCGGCTCTGTGTGGAGGTCTGCCCTGTCCATATCCTGCGTCCGTCAGGCCGTTTCAACCGCCAGGGTTATGAAATCATGGAAATGAGCGGCCAGTGCACGGGCTGCGCGTCCTGCGCCGTCATGTGCCCGGACACGGCCATCCGGGTGTTCAGAAGCGTCAAAGCCGAAAACGCGGCCGAAGGAGGCGCGGTATGA
- a CDS encoding thiamine pyrophosphate-dependent enzyme — MTRISETADALRPQPGERLVFDVTPVLNECPTHYCPGCHHGIAHRLVSEVLHELGVADRTILVASVGCATFTYDYFNVDGLEAPHGRACAVATGVRRARPDAVVFTYQGDGDMAAIGLAESLHAANRGEKITTIFINNTVYGMTGGQMAPTTLVGQKTTTTRQGRSLSNEGGPVRLAEIIAQLEGVAYAERCALDSVKHVRAAKKAMRKAFEVQLDGLGFGFVELLSGCPTNWHLDPVAANKRIAEAMIPVFPLGVFKDATAGAGPVAPVAPVAEDAQAKEAPRG, encoded by the coding sequence ATGACGCGGATTTCGGAAACGGCCGATGCGCTGCGCCCGCAGCCGGGCGAACGTCTGGTGTTTGACGTCACCCCCGTGCTCAACGAGTGCCCCACCCATTACTGCCCCGGCTGCCATCACGGCATTGCCCACCGCCTGGTCAGCGAGGTGCTGCATGAGTTGGGCGTGGCGGACAGAACCATACTGGTGGCCTCGGTGGGCTGCGCCACCTTCACCTACGACTATTTCAACGTGGACGGCCTGGAAGCGCCGCACGGCCGGGCCTGTGCCGTGGCCACGGGCGTGCGGCGCGCCCGGCCCGACGCCGTGGTCTTCACCTATCAGGGCGACGGCGACATGGCCGCCATCGGTTTGGCCGAGTCCCTGCACGCGGCCAACCGGGGCGAAAAGATCACCACCATCTTCATCAACAATACGGTCTACGGCATGACCGGCGGCCAGATGGCCCCCACCACCCTGGTGGGCCAGAAAACCACCACGACCCGGCAGGGCCGCTCCCTGAGCAACGAGGGCGGCCCGGTGCGCCTGGCCGAGATCATAGCCCAGCTCGAAGGCGTGGCCTATGCAGAGCGTTGCGCCCTGGATTCGGTCAAACATGTGCGGGCGGCCAAAAAGGCCATGCGCAAGGCTTTCGAGGTCCAACTGGACGGTCTGGGTTTCGGTTTTGTGGAGCTGCTTTCGGGCTGCCCCACCAACTGGCATCTGGACCCGGTGGCGGCCAACAAGCGCATTGCCGAGGCCATGATTCCGGTCTTCCCCCTGGGCGTGTTCAAGGACGCCACGGCCGGGGCCGGTCCTGTTGCGCCTGTTGCGCCAGTTGCGGAGGACGCGCAGGCAAAGGAGGCCCCCCGTGGCTGA